The following proteins are co-located in the Cetobacterium sp. NK01 genome:
- a CDS encoding nitroreductase family protein has protein sequence MNFKDVVTKRRSVNFFDPNKELDLKLFEEIINEAVLAPSAFNLQPWEIIAVRSSEAKEKLFTACNQPKIKEASMTLILVGDTFGYGRDNPMWNIKIDLGLKEEKVGQLINMCETVLYPTEVKRNAMAVRDVSLLAMTLMLCAKDHGVDTHPMIGFNEEKVKELFNIDEDKTVVMLLSIGYFDETKTLNPREKRLNFNEICTVV, from the coding sequence ATGAATTTTAAAGACGTTGTTACCAAAAGAAGAAGTGTTAATTTTTTTGATCCAAATAAAGAGCTTGATTTAAAACTTTTTGAAGAGATTATAAATGAAGCAGTTCTAGCTCCTTCTGCCTTTAATCTGCAACCATGGGAAATTATTGCCGTTCGATCTTCTGAAGCTAAAGAAAAACTATTTACAGCTTGTAATCAGCCTAAGATAAAAGAAGCATCTATGACTCTTATATTAGTTGGAGATACTTTTGGATATGGTAGGGATAATCCTATGTGGAATATTAAAATTGATTTAGGATTAAAAGAAGAAAAAGTTGGGCAACTTATTAATATGTGTGAAACTGTTTTATACCCTACTGAAGTTAAAAGAAATGCTATGGCTGTAAGAGACGTATCTCTTTTAGCTATGACTTTAATGCTTTGTGCCAAAGATCACGGTGTTGATACTCATCCTATGATTGGTTTTAACGAAGAAAAAGTTAAGGAATTGTTTAATATTGATGAGGATAAAACTGTTGTAATGTTACTATCAATAGGATATTTTGATGAAACTAAGACTCTTAACCCAAGAGAAAAAAGACTTAATTTCAATGAAATTTGTACAGTTGTATAA
- a CDS encoding MalY/PatB family protein: MSFNDYVERKGSDSRKWDLKGMYEMASYVDESSIPMWVADMDFKAPEFVQKALIERIEHGVFGYNIAKESYFESIKLWLKNKNNWDINQSWIVPTSGVVPALCYAVKAFTEVGDGVIVQNPVYPPFRGSVELNARNVINNPLKLIGDRYEMDFDDLEEKLKEPKNKMMILCNPHNPVGRVWKKDELERIVTLCLKYKKILISDEIHSDLILFNNNFTSMGTLNDDIKNYLVVCTSISKTFNLAGLKASNIIIPNNNLREKFINEMLKVGSKPSPNIFGAIGVECCYSAEGEKWLENLIVYLEENYLYLKKYLEEKLPKIKCLPLEGTYLAWIDLRSLNLTNEELKVKLEQEAKIVIDGGEIFGNEGVGFIRLNFACHRSILEKALERIERALKNY, from the coding sequence ATGAGTTTTAATGACTATGTTGAAAGAAAAGGAAGCGATTCAAGAAAATGGGATTTGAAAGGAATGTATGAAATGGCATCTTATGTAGATGAAAGTAGCATTCCTATGTGGGTTGCAGATATGGATTTTAAAGCTCCAGAATTTGTTCAAAAAGCTTTAATAGAAAGAATTGAGCATGGGGTATTTGGTTATAATATTGCAAAAGAATCTTATTTTGAAAGTATTAAACTTTGGTTAAAAAATAAAAATAATTGGGATATAAATCAATCGTGGATAGTTCCTACAAGTGGAGTTGTACCAGCATTATGTTATGCAGTAAAAGCGTTTACTGAAGTTGGAGACGGAGTGATAGTTCAAAATCCAGTTTATCCTCCATTTAGAGGTTCAGTAGAACTTAATGCAAGAAATGTAATAAATAATCCATTAAAATTAATAGGTGATAGATATGAGATGGATTTTGATGATTTAGAAGAAAAATTAAAAGAACCTAAAAATAAAATGATGATTTTATGTAATCCTCATAACCCAGTTGGAAGAGTTTGGAAAAAAGATGAGTTAGAAAGAATTGTAACATTGTGTTTAAAATATAAAAAAATATTAATTTCAGATGAAATTCATAGCGATTTAATACTATTTAATAATAATTTCACATCGATGGGAACTTTAAATGATGATATAAAAAATTATTTGGTAGTTTGTACTTCAATAAGTAAAACATTTAATTTAGCAGGATTAAAGGCATCAAATATAATTATTCCAAACAATAACTTAAGAGAAAAATTCATAAATGAAATGCTTAAAGTTGGTTCAAAACCATCTCCAAATATTTTTGGAGCAATAGGAGTTGAATGTTGTTATTCTGCTGAGGGTGAAAAATGGCTAGAAAATCTAATAGTGTATTTAGAAGAAAATTATCTATATTTAAAAAAATATTTAGAAGAAAAATTGCCTAAAATAAAATGCTTACCTTTAGAAGGAACATATTTGGCTTGGATAGATTTAAGATCATTAAATTTAACAAATGAAGAATTAAAAGTTAAGTTAGAACAAGAAGCTAAAATTGTAATAGATGGTGGAGAAATTTTTGGAAATGAGGGAGTTGGATTTATAAGATTAAATTTTGCTTGTCATAGATCTATTTTAGAAAAAGCTTTAGAAAGAATAGAGAGAGCGCTAAAAAATTATTAA
- a CDS encoding alanine racemase, producing MGKDSFYIKLVRDNIIHNFNYIKMSTQKEIIAVVKANAYGHGLKEVVPILVDAGCTYFAVARESEAFEILSLNISKIKILIFETIENFSLLKNFKNLEMVVNSIEELQELIRIKVDPLQLHLKFDFGFARNGFTEKEIEVVKNIIINNNIHFQGAMTHFFSSNTEETISVQNKFLDSIEYIGKEYFNIIHSQNSAATLLGLGDGSTHVRCGISLLGMLDPGIYNNNIKRSWSLSGPIYDIKDFSSLNFIGYERIKNIPVENYHKVAKIKLGYGDGFSKKNTNILCHVNSKEFPIIHISMDTSFILVDDSIKTGDLVEVYRDFEKSNDFLKMDHYEYTTLINNRIPRVVIK from the coding sequence ATGGGTAAAGATAGTTTTTATATAAAACTTGTTAGAGATAATATAATTCATAATTTCAATTATATCAAAATGAGCACTCAAAAAGAAATCATAGCTGTTGTTAAAGCAAATGCTTATGGTCATGGTTTAAAAGAAGTAGTTCCTATTTTGGTGGACGCTGGATGTACTTATTTTGCTGTTGCTAGAGAGTCAGAGGCTTTTGAAATACTTTCATTAAACATCTCCAAAATTAAAATTTTAATTTTTGAAACTATTGAAAATTTCTCTCTTTTAAAAAATTTTAAAAATTTAGAAATGGTTGTAAATAGTATAGAGGAACTTCAAGAGTTGATTAGAATTAAAGTAGATCCTTTACAACTCCATTTAAAATTTGATTTTGGTTTTGCTAGAAATGGTTTTACTGAAAAGGAGATTGAAGTTGTTAAAAATATTATTATAAATAATAATATCCATTTTCAAGGAGCTATGACTCATTTTTTTAGTTCCAATACTGAAGAAACTATTAGCGTACAAAATAAATTTTTAGATTCAATTGAATACATTGGTAAAGAGTACTTTAATATTATTCACTCTCAAAATAGTGCTGCAACTCTTTTGGGATTAGGTGACGGTTCTACCCATGTAAGATGTGGAATTAGCTTACTGGGGATGCTAGATCCTGGAATTTATAATAATAATATCAAACGTTCTTGGTCTCTTTCCGGCCCCATATATGATATAAAAGATTTTTCAAGTTTAAATTTTATTGGATACGAACGTATTAAAAATATACCCGTAGAAAACTATCATAAGGTTGCTAAAATTAAACTTGGATATGGTGATGGCTTTTCTAAAAAAAATACAAATATTTTATGTCATGTAAATAGTAAAGAGTTTCCTATCATTCATATTAGTATGGATACTTCTTTTATTCTTGTTGATGATTCCATAAAAACAGGAGATTTAGTTGAAGTTTATAGAGATTTTGAAAAATCTAATGACTTTTTGAAAATGGATCACTATGAATATACTACCCTTATTAATAACAGAATTCCACGAGTTGTTATTAAATAA
- a CDS encoding 2-phosphosulfolactate phosphatase, whose translation MKIEILKSAKEALGRSFKGKNVVVIDVLRATTVMVTALENGAKCIYPFKEIEDARDKCKLSQNGLLAGERKGMKILGFDFGNSPLEFTKEKVEGKEIYMTTSNGTRAIENSIDGDNLYIACYLNISAVVNKLLLDTKDIIILCSGTDDKFSLDDSLCAGIITQKISDKLKVEMDDFVLSLEKLARYSPGITKVLEGSKHYDYLKKIGYKDDLEYCTKIDICNVVPFYIAGKIKTSS comes from the coding sequence ATGAAAATTGAAATTTTAAAATCAGCAAAAGAAGCTCTTGGAAGAAGTTTTAAAGGTAAAAATGTTGTTGTAATAGATGTTTTAAGGGCCACAACTGTTATGGTAACAGCTTTAGAAAATGGTGCAAAATGTATATATCCCTTTAAAGAAATTGAAGATGCTAGAGATAAATGTAAGTTAAGTCAAAATGGACTTTTGGCTGGAGAAAGAAAAGGAATGAAAATTTTAGGATTTGATTTTGGGAATTCTCCTCTAGAATTTACAAAAGAAAAAGTAGAAGGAAAAGAGATTTACATGACAACTAGCAATGGAACAAGAGCAATAGAAAATTCTATTGATGGAGATAATTTATATATAGCTTGTTATTTGAATATTTCTGCTGTTGTAAATAAACTTTTGTTAGATACGAAGGATATTATAATTTTATGCTCAGGAACAGATGATAAATTTTCATTAGATGATAGTTTATGTGCTGGAATAATCACGCAAAAAATAAGTGATAAATTAAAAGTGGAAATGGATGACTTTGTTTTATCTTTAGAAAAATTAGCTAGATATTCTCCAGGAATAACTAAGGTATTAGAGGGAAGTAAACACTATGATTATTTAAAAAAAATTGGTTATAAAGATGACTTAGAATATTGCACCAAAATAGATATTTGTAATGTAGTTCCATTTTATATAGCAGGAAAAATAAAGACTTCCTCTTAG